One window of the Thermococcus sp. P6 genome contains the following:
- a CDS encoding AEC family transporter — protein MDVYEMLALIALGYVLKRLIKRDDVFRWLNLFSTRFLLTLFVFGNVASKDLNYLISIKPVFVYVFLVIALSLGFSYAYVRLFVSDERWAGALMILSTYPNTAAMGFPIASLFLDDITPAILYSTTNSLVVLPLATFIAAHYSSGKASLRKSFLGALKFPPTVANLLALFLVLLGVSLPGWLIEPIKSIGWWSIPLLLVYFGTIMNLREFRWRHLIEVGLFRSVLPFLFVFLTLRGSGDVYVAVLVESSMPPAIMANVILSHYDLRAEEAVGVTVVLTLLVLVFFLAVASLTLP, from the coding sequence ATGGACGTCTACGAGATGCTCGCCCTCATAGCCCTCGGCTACGTTCTTAAGAGACTCATAAAGAGGGATGACGTATTCAGGTGGCTCAACCTGTTCTCAACCAGATTCCTCCTCACGCTCTTCGTTTTCGGCAACGTGGCCAGCAAGGACCTGAATTACCTCATAAGCATAAAGCCCGTCTTCGTCTACGTTTTCCTTGTGATAGCCCTGAGCCTCGGTTTCTCCTACGCCTACGTCCGCCTTTTCGTCTCCGATGAAAGGTGGGCCGGGGCGCTCATGATACTCTCAACCTATCCCAACACGGCCGCGATGGGCTTTCCGATAGCGAGCCTCTTCCTCGATGACATAACTCCCGCCATACTCTACTCAACCACGAACAGCCTCGTAGTCCTTCCACTGGCGACTTTCATAGCCGCCCATTACTCGAGCGGTAAGGCCTCGCTGAGGAAGAGCTTCCTCGGGGCCCTAAAGTTTCCTCCGACGGTGGCAAACCTTCTGGCCCTTTTCCTCGTTCTTCTCGGGGTGAGTCTTCCGGGGTGGCTGATAGAACCCATCAAATCCATCGGCTGGTGGAGCATACCCCTGCTTCTGGTGTACTTTGGCACCATAATGAACCTGAGGGAGTTCAGGTGGAGGCATCTGATTGAAGTCGGGCTCTTCAGGAGCGTTCTTCCGTTCCTCTTCGTCTTCCTGACCCTGAGGGGTTCCGGTGATGTGTACGTTGCCGTCCTCGTGGAATCCTCCATGCCCCCGGCGATAATGGCGAACGTTATACTTTCCCACTACGACCTCAGGGCGGAGGAGGCGGTAGGCGTGACGGTGGTTCTGACGCTCCTTGTACTGGTGTTTTTCCTCGCCGTTGCTTCCCTGACCCTTCCATGA
- a CDS encoding M42 family metallopeptidase, which translates to MERVVNLLREILEIPSPTGYTGEVMEQISSLLNGKGIGTYYTNKGALVAGNHPEPELVVAAHVDTLGAMVRGILPDGHLSFTRIGGLNLPAFEGEYCTTITRSGKRYRGTLLLRNPSVHVNREAAKKERTEENMYIRLDELVEKKEDTEKLGIRPGDFIAFDPKFEYVNGFIKAHFLDDKASVAVLIDLMLDLKSALGDLPVAFFFSPYEEVGHGGSAGYPGSMKELLVVDMGVVGEGVAGKETAVSIAAKDSSGPYDYGMTTKLIELAEKRDVPHVVDVFPYYGSDGSAALRAGWDVRVALVGPGVHASHGMERTHIEGLLATKKLLRAYIEEKFGI; encoded by the coding sequence ATGGAACGCGTGGTCAACCTCCTCAGGGAGATTCTGGAGATACCTTCCCCAACCGGTTACACGGGAGAGGTTATGGAGCAGATCTCCAGCTTACTGAACGGGAAGGGGATAGGAACGTACTACACGAACAAAGGTGCACTCGTGGCCGGGAACCATCCCGAACCGGAGCTCGTGGTGGCCGCTCACGTCGACACGCTCGGCGCGATGGTGAGGGGAATCCTCCCGGACGGACACCTGAGCTTCACGAGAATAGGTGGCCTGAACCTTCCCGCCTTCGAGGGTGAGTACTGCACGACAATCACCCGCTCGGGAAAGCGCTACCGTGGAACGCTCCTCCTAAGGAACCCCAGCGTCCACGTGAACAGGGAGGCTGCCAAAAAGGAACGTACAGAGGAAAACATGTATATAAGGCTCGATGAGCTCGTTGAAAAGAAGGAGGACACTGAAAAGCTCGGCATCAGGCCCGGCGATTTCATAGCCTTTGATCCAAAGTTTGAGTACGTCAACGGCTTCATTAAAGCTCACTTCCTCGACGATAAGGCGAGCGTTGCGGTTCTCATAGACCTGATGCTCGATCTCAAATCCGCCCTTGGGGACCTTCCCGTGGCGTTCTTCTTCTCGCCCTACGAGGAGGTTGGTCACGGCGGCTCTGCTGGGTATCCCGGGAGCATGAAGGAGCTCCTCGTTGTGGACATGGGCGTGGTTGGTGAAGGGGTCGCCGGCAAGGAGACGGCCGTTTCGATAGCGGCGAAGGATTCGAGCGGTCCCTATGACTACGGGATGACGACGAAGCTCATCGAACTGGCGGAGAAACGCGACGTTCCCCACGTGGTGGATGTCTTCCCCTACTACGGTTCCGATGGTTCCGCCGCCCTTAGGGCTGGCTGGGACGTCAGGGTGGCACTCGTGGGCCCGGGGGTTCATGCAAGCCACGGAATGGAGAGGACGCACATCGAGGGCCTCCTCGCCACGAAGAAGCTTTTAAGGGCCTACATCGAGGAGAAGTTTGGTATTTAG
- a CDS encoding HAD family hydrolase, with the protein MLRGLLFDVDETLVYYEGYDHREWYEGWVLPELRKRGMGLDYETYRKTVTGELPRTYVERFGVDPVEFWKTVDKANLKYRIEAAEKGKIKAFPDVNALKELKRRGLKLAAVSNASQDCVEFVLDLFDLRKHFDAVFGKDYSNLDGVKPSPYLIQKALKALGLKPEEAIVVGDSYHDVLAGKGAGVKVINVTRFGKVEGADYYVEDLTELIELVKKIMGSQSP; encoded by the coding sequence ATGCTCAGGGGGCTTTTATTCGACGTTGACGAGACGCTCGTCTACTACGAGGGCTACGATCACAGGGAATGGTACGAGGGATGGGTTCTGCCGGAACTGAGAAAGAGGGGAATGGGGCTCGACTACGAAACCTACAGAAAGACGGTAACCGGTGAGCTTCCGAGGACCTACGTGGAGCGCTTTGGAGTGGATCCCGTGGAGTTCTGGAAAACTGTTGATAAAGCAAACCTAAAATACCGCATTGAAGCTGCAGAAAAAGGGAAGATAAAAGCCTTCCCGGATGTTAATGCTTTAAAAGAGCTCAAAAGAAGGGGATTAAAACTCGCTGCCGTCAGCAACGCCTCTCAGGACTGCGTGGAGTTTGTGCTGGACCTTTTCGACCTGAGGAAGCACTTCGACGCAGTTTTCGGAAAGGACTACTCGAACCTCGACGGCGTCAAGCCCAGCCCCTATCTAATCCAGAAGGCCCTTAAAGCTCTCGGATTGAAGCCCGAAGAGGCAATTGTGGTGGGGGACAGTTATCACGACGTGCTGGCCGGAAAGGGGGCCGGGGTGAAAGTGATCAACGTCACCCGCTTCGGGAAGGTCGAGGGAGCGGATTACTACGTTGAGGACCTCACAGAACTGATCGAGCTCGTAAAGAAAATTATGGGGAGTCAGTCCCCGTAG
- the serK gene encoding L-serine kinase SerK, with amino-acid sequence MGVEKVPKYDIPTRKVDYVFIELDRMKPHEQLVQKELEAFIESVTGSGIFWKPMLLAKVPGEDLYLIVDGHHRWAGLQRLGAKRAPSVILDYFSDDVKVYTWYPAFRGSLEEVIERLRKEGLEVVEDPEAEEKAERGEIAFALVGEKSFAIPGSLDEQKKVSKVLDEMSVEGSIELIYYGLKEDAREDMAKGEIDYVFIRKAPTKEEVMELVKRGEVYSPKTTRHVLPFNPDKIDVKLEELF; translated from the coding sequence ATGGGGGTTGAAAAGGTTCCCAAATACGACATCCCGACCAGGAAGGTTGACTACGTTTTTATCGAGCTCGACCGGATGAAGCCCCACGAACAGCTCGTCCAGAAGGAACTCGAGGCGTTTATTGAGAGCGTCACCGGCTCCGGGATCTTCTGGAAGCCCATGCTCCTCGCAAAGGTTCCGGGGGAGGATCTTTACCTCATAGTTGACGGCCACCACCGCTGGGCCGGACTGCAGAGGCTCGGCGCCAAACGCGCCCCATCGGTGATCCTCGACTACTTCAGCGACGACGTCAAGGTTTACACGTGGTACCCGGCCTTCAGGGGGAGTCTCGAGGAGGTCATCGAGAGACTCAGGAAGGAGGGCCTCGAGGTCGTAGAGGACCCGGAAGCGGAGGAGAAGGCCGAAAGGGGAGAGATAGCTTTCGCCCTCGTTGGAGAGAAGAGCTTTGCCATACCCGGATCACTCGATGAGCAGAAAAAGGTCAGTAAAGTACTCGACGAAATGAGCGTTGAGGGAAGCATTGAGCTCATCTACTACGGTCTCAAAGAGGACGCGAGGGAGGACATGGCGAAGGGTGAGATAGATTACGTCTTCATCAGAAAGGCCCCGACCAAGGAAGAGGTGATGGAGCTCGTCAAGCGCGGCGAGGTTTACTCCCCCAAGACGACCAGACACGTGCTGCCCTTCAACCCGGACAAGATAGACGTCAAACTCGAGGAGCTGTTCTGA
- the tgtA gene encoding tRNA guanosine(15) transglycosylase TgtA, with translation MKFRFEIKARDAAGRIGKLTVNGRTVETPAIMPVINPKQMVVTPAELKEMGFGILITNSYIIYKTPELRERALELGIHRLLDYDGIVEVDSGSFQLMRYGDVDVTNREIIEFQERIGVDVGTFLDIPTPPDAPREKAEEDLRTTLERAREAEEIKNIPMNAAVQGSSYPDLRTRAARKLSEMNFEIHPIGAVVPLMESYRYRDLVDVVIASKLGLRADRPVHLFGAGHPMIFAMAVAMGVDLFDSASYVLYARDDRYMTPEGTKRLEELEYFPCSCPVCSRHTPQELREMPKEERTRLLALHNLWVIREELNRVKQAVREGTLWELVDERARGHPKLFAAYKRLLEYREYLEKNEPVTKPGAFLKVSEEAMRWPTVYRARKRAERVAERFPERINHPVFGEIPKYLSLSYPFAQSEGEEDFTIEKLSGDEVRNYIMAIAEYQFGRGAGEAFKDASVELSRKTGMPRQIKAGGKHLATFRAEDGLLTLGIEGARRLHRVLPFPGMRVVVNEDAEPFARKGKNVFAKFVVDADEGIRPYDEVLVVNEEDELLATGQSLLNGEELKVFRSGLAVKVRRGIGG, from the coding sequence TTGAAGTTCAGGTTCGAGATTAAGGCGCGGGATGCCGCCGGAAGGATCGGAAAGCTTACCGTCAACGGCAGGACCGTGGAGACCCCGGCCATAATGCCGGTTATCAACCCGAAGCAGATGGTGGTAACGCCGGCCGAACTGAAGGAGATGGGATTCGGGATACTGATAACCAACTCCTACATAATCTACAAAACGCCCGAGCTCAGGGAGAGGGCCCTCGAACTCGGCATTCACCGGCTTCTCGATTACGATGGCATCGTCGAGGTCGATTCCGGCTCCTTCCAGCTCATGCGCTACGGGGACGTTGACGTTACGAACAGGGAGATAATCGAGTTTCAGGAGAGGATTGGAGTTGACGTGGGGACGTTTCTCGACATTCCAACCCCGCCGGATGCTCCAAGGGAAAAGGCCGAGGAGGATCTAAGAACAACCCTCGAGAGGGCCAGAGAGGCCGAGGAGATCAAAAATATCCCGATGAACGCCGCGGTTCAGGGGTCGAGCTACCCGGACCTCAGAACCCGCGCCGCCAGAAAGCTCAGCGAGATGAACTTCGAGATACACCCGATAGGTGCCGTGGTTCCTCTGATGGAGAGCTACCGCTACAGGGACCTCGTCGATGTGGTAATAGCCTCAAAGCTCGGCCTGAGGGCAGACAGGCCGGTACACCTCTTTGGAGCCGGCCACCCGATGATATTCGCCATGGCGGTGGCCATGGGGGTGGACCTCTTTGACTCGGCCAGCTACGTTCTCTACGCCCGGGACGACAGGTACATGACCCCCGAAGGAACGAAAAGGCTCGAGGAGCTGGAGTACTTTCCCTGCTCCTGTCCCGTATGCTCACGCCACACTCCCCAAGAACTCCGCGAGATGCCAAAGGAGGAGCGCACGAGGCTTCTGGCCCTTCACAACCTCTGGGTGATACGGGAAGAGCTCAACCGGGTGAAGCAGGCAGTGAGGGAGGGAACCCTGTGGGAGCTCGTTGACGAGCGGGCGAGGGGGCATCCCAAGCTCTTCGCGGCCTACAAACGCCTGCTCGAGTACCGCGAATACCTTGAAAAGAACGAACCCGTGACCAAGCCGGGCGCCTTTCTAAAGGTAAGCGAGGAGGCCATGAGGTGGCCAACGGTTTACCGCGCCAGAAAGAGGGCAGAGAGAGTTGCCGAAAGGTTCCCGGAAAGGATAAACCACCCGGTGTTCGGCGAGATTCCAAAGTACCTGAGCCTCAGCTACCCCTTCGCCCAGAGCGAAGGCGAGGAGGACTTCACGATAGAGAAGCTCTCAGGGGATGAGGTCAGGAACTACATTATGGCCATAGCGGAGTACCAGTTCGGAAGGGGAGCCGGCGAGGCCTTTAAGGACGCCTCCGTGGAGCTTTCGAGGAAGACCGGCATGCCGAGGCAGATAAAGGCGGGAGGAAAGCACCTCGCAACCTTCAGGGCCGAAGACGGGCTTCTGACCCTCGGCATAGAGGGAGCGAGAAGGCTCCACAGGGTTCTCCCCTTCCCGGGGATGAGGGTGGTCGTGAATGAGGACGCGGAGCCCTTCGCAAGGAAGGGGAAGAACGTGTTCGCCAAGTTCGTGGTGGATGCCGACGAAGGGATCAGACCCTACGACGAGGTGCTCGTGGTAAACGAGGAGGACGAGCTCCTCGCCACGGGGCAGAGCCTTCTCAACGGCGAAGAACTGAAGGTTTTCCGGAGCGGTCTTGCGGTTAAGGTTCGCAGGGGGATAGGGGGGTAA
- a CDS encoding glycosyltransferase family 2 protein, with translation MNPLLPCLLIVILWDGYFFLGYLKGLLRGYATRDWTPRVSILIPAYNEEKNVLKALESALSQDYPDFEVILVDDGSDDDTLRVARSLTSPRLRVYKKEHGGKAEALNFGLSRASGEVIVTTDADSSLEPKALRELVKRFHSDDVLGVGGSVRVRGSSFLEMAQDVEHLRIAMFRQAKELEDLSLAPGPVAAFRREALERIGGFVDDAVEDYATTKAVKTLGKVVYAPRARVWTEMPKSLSTLWKQRKRWFLGDLKNLGGGFTKELTFLLLSDVVALFDLLIPLLLITGRPGLFVLWWLFETATMLPATLFEGGRILNLLLFPLLLWFWAVFYLVLHLYGYVSLLLGRA, from the coding sequence ATGAATCCCCTCCTCCCCTGCCTGCTCATAGTCATCCTGTGGGACGGATACTTCTTTCTCGGTTACCTCAAGGGTCTTTTGAGGGGTTACGCAACGAGGGACTGGACCCCCCGGGTTTCCATACTCATCCCGGCCTACAACGAGGAAAAAAACGTCCTTAAAGCTCTTGAATCGGCCCTTTCACAGGATTACCCCGATTTTGAGGTTATCCTCGTGGACGACGGGAGCGACGACGATACCCTCAGGGTGGCACGCTCCCTCACCTCCCCCCGGCTCAGGGTCTACAAGAAGGAACACGGCGGCAAGGCGGAGGCCCTCAACTTCGGTCTCTCAAGGGCATCGGGGGAGGTAATCGTAACCACGGACGCGGACAGCAGCCTCGAGCCGAAAGCCCTCAGGGAACTCGTGAAGCGCTTCCATTCGGACGATGTCCTCGGCGTCGGCGGGAGCGTCAGGGTGAGGGGAAGCTCCTTCCTCGAGATGGCCCAGGATGTCGAGCACCTGAGGATAGCGATGTTCAGACAAGCTAAGGAGCTCGAGGACCTGAGCCTCGCCCCGGGCCCCGTAGCGGCCTTCAGGAGGGAAGCTCTGGAGAGGATCGGGGGTTTCGTTGATGATGCCGTCGAGGACTACGCCACTACAAAGGCCGTTAAAACCCTCGGAAAGGTCGTCTACGCTCCACGCGCAAGGGTCTGGACCGAGATGCCGAAGAGCCTCTCGACCCTCTGGAAACAGAGAAAACGCTGGTTCCTCGGCGATCTGAAGAACCTCGGCGGCGGCTTCACCAAAGAGCTGACCTTCCTGCTCCTCTCGGATGTCGTGGCGCTTTTCGACCTGCTCATTCCCCTCCTTCTAATTACCGGTCGGCCCGGGCTCTTCGTCCTCTGGTGGTTGTTTGAGACGGCCACGATGCTTCCGGCCACGCTCTTCGAGGGCGGGAGGATCCTGAACCTCCTCCTCTTCCCGCTCCTTCTGTGGTTCTGGGCGGTCTTCTACCTCGTTCTACACCTCTACGGCTATGTCTCCCTTTTACTGGGGAGGGCCTGA
- a CDS encoding ATP-dependent helicase, with protein sequence MGEERIRFAEREYGDEEIFEILSEPVREWFKGKFGTFTPPQRYAVVEIHKGENVLISSPTGSGKTLSAFLSAINELILLGREGRLEDKIYVLYVSPLRALNNDIKRNLEVPLREIREVAKELGQELPEIRVGIRTSDTSSYEKSRMLKRPPHILITTPESLAIALNAPKFRERLRTVRYLIVDEVHALAENKRGTHLSLSIERLAGWSEEGFVRIGLSATIHPLEEVAKFVFGFDDNGEPRPGLIVDVSFAKQTEIRVESVVDDLIYTDAGTLSNALYRRLAELIRKHKTTLIFTNTRSGAERVAYNLKKRYPEFEGLVEAHHSSLSRDVRLDVEEKLKRGELRAVVTSTSLELGIDIGTIDLVVLIGSPKSVNRALQRIGRSGHRLHDVSRGIILALDRDDLVEVTVLAHNARNRRLDRVRIPRNPLDVLAQHLLGMALNRVWEVEEAYRVVKRAYPYRDLPFEDFMSVLRYLAGEYVGLEERKVYAKIWLEDGKFGRRGKMTRVIYYMNTGTIPDEAKIRVYTVDKQLIGTVEEEFAERLMPGDVFVLGGRTYEFLRSRGNRIYVVPREGAKPTIPAWFSEMLPLSFDLALDVQRFRGEIAGLLKNPRAERFLMKKYGIDLRAARAILAYFREQEKYSTIPDERTVLVEEVLGDKRNRYFFHTLIGRRANDALSRAFAYLVSERKGTNVGVAINDNGFALILPSDKRLTEEELLELFRIADLREVLKNALDNTELLKRRFRHVANRGLLILRRYVGRRKRLGRQQVMAVTLLKVLRENHPGFPLLREAYREITEDSMDVENAEFFLNLVGEGRVRIVVEHHELPSPFAFNLEAIGSSDVVLMEDRREMIKQLHRRIMAMISG encoded by the coding sequence ATGGGGGAAGAGAGGATACGCTTTGCCGAGAGGGAATACGGGGACGAGGAGATATTCGAAATACTGAGCGAGCCGGTTAGGGAGTGGTTCAAAGGGAAGTTCGGAACCTTCACCCCTCCCCAGCGCTATGCCGTCGTGGAAATCCATAAGGGTGAAAACGTGCTCATCTCCTCACCCACAGGTTCCGGAAAGACCCTCTCAGCTTTTCTATCGGCGATAAACGAGCTCATACTCCTGGGCAGGGAGGGAAGGCTCGAGGATAAAATCTACGTGCTCTACGTCTCACCGCTGAGGGCCCTTAACAACGACATCAAAAGGAACCTCGAGGTCCCCCTGAGGGAGATAAGGGAAGTCGCGAAAGAGCTCGGTCAGGAACTCCCCGAAATCAGGGTGGGGATAAGAACGAGCGATACGTCGAGCTATGAAAAATCCCGGATGCTGAAGAGGCCTCCCCACATTCTAATAACAACACCCGAGAGCCTCGCGATAGCCCTCAACGCACCCAAGTTCCGCGAGAGGCTCAGGACGGTAAGGTACCTCATCGTGGATGAGGTTCACGCGCTGGCCGAGAACAAACGGGGAACCCACCTTTCGCTCAGCATCGAGAGGCTCGCCGGCTGGAGCGAGGAGGGTTTCGTGAGGATAGGGCTTAGCGCCACGATCCATCCCCTTGAGGAAGTGGCGAAGTTCGTGTTTGGCTTCGACGATAACGGGGAGCCCAGACCGGGTCTTATAGTTGACGTAAGCTTCGCCAAGCAGACCGAAATAAGGGTTGAGAGCGTGGTGGACGATCTCATCTACACCGATGCGGGAACGTTAAGCAACGCCCTTTACAGGCGCCTCGCGGAGCTCATAAGAAAGCATAAGACGACGCTCATCTTCACCAACACGAGGAGCGGTGCCGAGAGGGTGGCATACAACCTGAAGAAGCGCTATCCCGAGTTCGAGGGCCTTGTAGAGGCGCATCACTCAAGCCTCTCGAGGGACGTCCGGCTCGATGTGGAGGAGAAGCTCAAGAGGGGCGAGCTGAGGGCCGTCGTCACTTCAACGAGCCTTGAACTCGGTATAGACATAGGAACGATAGACCTCGTCGTCCTCATAGGCTCACCGAAGAGCGTCAACCGGGCCCTGCAGCGCATAGGACGGTCGGGCCACAGGCTGCACGACGTCAGCAGGGGCATAATACTGGCCCTTGATAGGGATGACCTCGTCGAGGTTACGGTTCTGGCCCACAACGCCAGAAACCGAAGGCTGGACAGGGTAAGGATACCCCGGAATCCGCTCGATGTTCTGGCTCAGCACCTCCTCGGAATGGCCCTAAACAGGGTATGGGAGGTGGAAGAAGCCTACAGAGTAGTGAAGCGCGCCTATCCCTACAGGGATCTTCCCTTTGAGGACTTCATGAGCGTTCTGCGCTATTTAGCGGGTGAATACGTGGGGCTCGAGGAGAGGAAGGTCTACGCAAAGATATGGCTCGAGGACGGGAAGTTCGGAAGGCGCGGTAAGATGACGAGGGTGATCTACTACATGAACACGGGCACGATACCCGACGAGGCAAAGATCAGGGTTTACACAGTCGATAAACAGTTGATCGGGACGGTTGAGGAGGAGTTTGCGGAAAGACTGATGCCAGGGGACGTCTTCGTTCTGGGGGGGAGAACCTACGAGTTCTTAAGGAGCAGGGGGAACAGGATATACGTGGTCCCCCGCGAGGGGGCGAAGCCCACGATTCCGGCGTGGTTCTCGGAGATGCTCCCCCTGAGCTTTGATCTGGCCCTTGACGTTCAGCGCTTTAGGGGGGAAATAGCCGGGCTCCTCAAAAACCCCCGGGCCGAGCGTTTCCTGATGAAGAAGTACGGCATAGATCTAAGGGCCGCGAGGGCCATTCTGGCCTACTTCCGTGAGCAGGAGAAGTACTCAACTATCCCGGATGAGCGAACGGTTCTGGTGGAGGAGGTTCTCGGAGATAAACGCAACAGGTACTTCTTCCATACCCTGATAGGACGGAGGGCCAACGATGCCCTGAGCAGGGCCTTTGCGTACCTCGTGAGCGAGAGGAAGGGAACGAACGTTGGAGTTGCCATAAACGACAACGGTTTCGCCCTTATCCTACCTTCCGATAAAAGGCTGACTGAGGAGGAACTGCTGGAGCTCTTCAGGATCGCGGACCTCCGGGAGGTTCTCAAAAACGCCCTTGACAACACCGAGCTCCTGAAGAGACGCTTCCGTCACGTTGCCAACCGCGGATTGCTCATCCTCAGGAGGTACGTGGGGCGGAGGAAGAGGCTTGGCAGACAGCAGGTCATGGCGGTTACACTGCTGAAGGTCCTCAGGGAGAACCATCCCGGATTTCCCCTCCTCAGGGAGGCCTACAGGGAGATAACCGAGGACAGCATGGACGTTGAGAACGCGGAGTTCTTCCTCAATCTGGTGGGGGAGGGTAGGGTAAGGATCGTTGTGGAGCACCACGAACTTCCGAGCCCCTTTGCCTTCAACCTCGAGGCGATAGGCTCGAGCGACGTGGTCCTGATGGAGGACAGGAGGGAGATGATAAAGCAGCTCCACAGAAGGATAATGGCCATGATATCAGGGTAG
- a CDS encoding ATPase domain-containing protein has protein sequence MSDERISTGIPGLDAMLHGGLIPGRAYLVKGAPGTGKTTLAMHFAMAGIANGEDVLYVTLEEPIDNLKPDMSRMGFRVNDIRLTIIDATPTSERYVLVNDFFESFASSMEKMTKAILEELQLRPYRRIILDPISMLKITSPEEKDYRRAFLGFVKSMSKRGITVLMTSELHKTDIEEYLVSGVMEMRAFDIQGTLYRGLRILKFRGSSFDHSMRPYEITNRGIVVYKDRIISLP, from the coding sequence ATGAGCGACGAACGGATCTCAACGGGTATCCCGGGACTCGATGCCATGCTCCACGGGGGTCTGATACCGGGGAGGGCCTACCTCGTGAAGGGTGCCCCCGGAACGGGGAAGACCACTCTGGCGATGCACTTTGCCATGGCGGGAATAGCCAACGGCGAGGACGTTCTTTACGTTACCCTTGAGGAGCCCATCGATAACCTGAAACCGGACATGAGCAGAATGGGTTTCAGGGTGAACGACATAAGGCTCACCATCATAGACGCGACCCCGACCTCCGAACGCTACGTCCTCGTTAATGATTTCTTCGAGTCCTTCGCGAGCAGTATGGAAAAGATGACGAAGGCCATACTGGAGGAGCTCCAACTCAGGCCCTACAGAAGGATCATCCTCGATCCAATAAGCATGCTGAAAATCACGTCTCCAGAGGAGAAGGATTACAGAAGGGCCTTCCTTGGTTTCGTGAAGAGCATGAGCAAGAGGGGAATAACGGTTCTCATGACGTCGGAGTTACATAAAACGGACATCGAAGAATACCTCGTCAGCGGCGTTATGGAGATGAGGGCCTTCGACATACAGGGGACGCTCTACCGCGGGCTGAGAATCCTGAAGTTCAGGGGAAGCAGCTTCGATCACAGTATGAGGCCCTATGAGATAACCAATAGGGGAATAGTCGTCTACAAGGATCGGATTATCTCGCTACCCTGA